Genomic segment of Deltaproteobacteria bacterium:
ACATTGGAATTGGCCGGCGAGCTGCGCATTCCTTTTACCACGGGGATATTGATCGGCATCGGTGAGACCTGGGAAGAACGCATCGATTCGCTGCTGGCGATTCGCGAGCTGCATGAACGCTACGGCCACATTCAAGAAGTGATCGTGCAAAACTTTCGCGCCAAGCCGACTATCCCGATGCACGACCATCCCGACGCGACGCGCGACGACATGGCGAAAACCATTGCGATCGCACGTTTAATCCTTGGCGGCGACATGAACATCCAGGCGCCGCCCAATCTGACGCCGGACGGATTTGAGTCTTATCTCGACGCCGGCATCAACGACTGGGGCGGCGTGTCGCCGCTGACACCGGATTTCATCAATCCCGAAGCGCCCTGGCCGGCGCTGCAATTGCTCCAAGAAAAGAGCGCGCAAGCTGGCTTCGCATTGAAAGCGCGCTTGCCGATCTATCCCGAGTACATTCGTGAGGCATTTGTCCATGCCGATGTCCTATCGGTCATAGAAAAGCTTTGCGATGCCAATGGCCTGGTCAAGAACGGCGGCCCGCTGGCGCAGCTTCCTTCACTCCAACACTCCGGTACTCCCTCCGCCCAGGTCTTTCGCCGATGATCGCGGTTCTGACCGGCGGAACCGGCGGCGCCAAGCTGATTGAGGGCTTGGCGGCGGAGGTCGATCCATCCGAGTTAACAATCATCTGCAACACCGG
This window contains:
- the cofG gene encoding 7,8-didemethyl-8-hydroxy-5-deazariboflavin synthase subunit CofG, with translation MKRLLKECREGKKLERADAIALARVEPDELRELLDVAALVRDRCKGRVVTFSPKVFVPLTNLCRDFCGYCTFRKAPEESGAKTMSLEEVLQVVRQGKLMGCTEILFSLGDKPEAIYPEMKQFLNERGHQRTLDYLFAACNVVLDETGLLPHANAGVMGKGDLQRLKSVNASMGLMLESVSERLMQAGGAHDNAPDKKPAVRLRTLELAGELRIPFTTGILIGIGETWEERIDSLLAIRELHERYGHIQEVIVQNFRAKPTIPMHDHPDATRDDMAKTIAIARLILGGDMNIQAPPNLTPDGFESYLDAGINDWGGVSPLTPDFINPEAPWPALQLLQEKSAQAGFALKARLPIYPEYIREAFVHADVLSVIEKLCDANGLVKNGGPLAQLPSLQHSGTPSAQVFRR